A stretch of the Marivirga tractuosa DSM 4126 genome encodes the following:
- a CDS encoding MBL fold metallo-hydrolase produces MHIKHFYDHALAQGSFAIESNGKVALVDPSRDIQPYIDFAKQHDADIIAVFETHPHADFISSHLEIQEKFGAKIYVNEKVGVSYDFKHIGHGDEVKVGKVTFRALFTPGHSPDHNSYLLLDENGNEKAVFTGDSLFVGDVGRPDLREGAGNIQVSRKELAGMMYDTVNGVFSELADDTIVYPAHGPGSLCGKNMSNDLSSTISNEKANNWAFQIQEKDKFVNAFLEGQSFIPKYFPNSVEVNRKGAKYLEDAVKNADKKEGIEIPQGSIIIDTRDKHEFKKGHLKGAINIQNKEADKFETWLGSIVGPSEKYYLVAENQQDLEFAIYRVAKIGYESNLVAGVINPKGEIVTDPLINIDDFKNNPDAYTIIDIRNESEVADGKFFDSAKNIPLPELRERAAEVDIQKPVVVHCAGGYRSSAGFSIIKSLLPNAKVYDLSDAVDDFK; encoded by the coding sequence ATGCATATTAAACATTTTTATGATCATGCTTTGGCTCAAGGCTCCTTTGCTATTGAAAGTAACGGAAAAGTAGCTTTAGTTGATCCATCTAGAGATATACAACCCTATATTGATTTTGCTAAACAGCACGATGCCGATATTATTGCTGTTTTTGAAACGCATCCACATGCTGATTTTATTAGTAGCCACTTAGAGATTCAAGAGAAATTTGGAGCAAAAATATATGTGAACGAGAAAGTAGGCGTAAGCTATGATTTCAAACATATCGGACATGGAGATGAAGTGAAAGTGGGTAAAGTAACTTTTAGAGCTCTTTTTACGCCAGGTCATTCACCCGATCATAATTCTTATTTATTATTGGATGAAAATGGAAATGAGAAAGCGGTATTCACTGGGGACTCTTTATTTGTTGGAGATGTAGGAAGACCGGATTTAAGAGAAGGTGCAGGAAATATTCAAGTAAGCAGAAAAGAGTTGGCTGGAATGATGTATGATACCGTAAACGGTGTTTTTTCCGAGTTGGCTGACGATACTATAGTTTATCCTGCACATGGTCCTGGTTCATTATGTGGTAAAAATATGAGCAACGACTTAAGTAGTACGATTTCCAATGAGAAAGCGAATAACTGGGCATTTCAAATACAGGAAAAGGATAAGTTTGTTAATGCCTTCTTAGAAGGCCAATCGTTCATTCCTAAATATTTCCCAAACAGTGTAGAGGTCAATAGAAAAGGTGCAAAGTACTTGGAAGATGCTGTTAAAAATGCAGATAAAAAAGAAGGTATTGAAATACCTCAAGGCTCCATTATTATTGACACCAGGGATAAGCATGAGTTTAAGAAAGGACATTTAAAAGGAGCTATCAATATTCAAAATAAGGAAGCTGATAAGTTCGAGACTTGGTTAGGCTCTATAGTCGGGCCAAGTGAGAAATATTATTTGGTAGCTGAAAATCAGCAAGACTTGGAATTTGCAATTTACAGAGTGGCTAAAATTGGCTATGAATCGAATTTGGTAGCTGGAGTTATTAACCCAAAAGGTGAAATAGTGACAGATCCTTTAATTAATATAGATGATTTTAAGAATAATCCTGATGCTTACACAATTATTGATATTAGAAATGAATCAGAGGTAGCAGATGGTAAATTCTTTGATTCAGCTAAAAATATACCTTTGCCAGAATTAAGGGAAAGAGCAGCAGAAGTGGATATCCAAAAGCCAGTAGTGGTACATTGCGCAGGAGGGTATCGTTCCTCTGCAGGCTTTAGTATAATCAAAAGCTTATTACCTAATGCAAAAGTGTATGATTTAAGTGATGCAGTAGATGATTTTAAGTAA
- a CDS encoding sulfite exporter TauE/SafE family protein, producing the protein MTLIEIIGFISAAIIGISLGLIGGGGSILTVPVLVYLLGISPVTATAYSLFIVGFSSLVGGLSYAKKGLVNYKTGIVFTIPAFISVYLTRLLLVPALPETWFVVGGLEITKSIGIMVIFAVLMIAASYSMIKDKKALKKELKEVKGSKKFNYPLIIVEGVVVGALTGLVGAGGGFLIIPALVVLAKLPMKEAVGTSLLIIAAKSLIGFIGDIQSGGDIDWMFLTIFTAIAGAGIFIGTYLSNLIDGQKLKKGFGWFVLIMGSVMIYKELFA; encoded by the coding sequence ATGACATTGATAGAGATAATAGGATTTATAAGTGCGGCCATTATAGGCATTTCATTAGGACTAATAGGAGGTGGAGGTTCCATTCTTACTGTTCCGGTTTTGGTATATCTTTTAGGTATTAGTCCTGTTACCGCAACGGCTTATTCTTTATTTATTGTAGGATTTAGTTCTCTTGTTGGAGGGTTGAGTTATGCAAAGAAAGGATTGGTAAATTATAAAACAGGTATTGTTTTCACCATTCCAGCTTTCATCTCAGTATATCTTACTCGATTGCTTTTGGTTCCGGCTCTACCAGAAACATGGTTTGTAGTTGGTGGACTTGAAATCACTAAATCTATTGGGATTATGGTGATTTTTGCAGTCCTCATGATTGCTGCTTCCTATTCTATGATAAAGGATAAAAAAGCTTTGAAGAAAGAACTTAAGGAGGTTAAAGGCTCTAAGAAGTTTAATTATCCATTAATTATAGTTGAAGGAGTAGTTGTTGGGGCTTTAACTGGTTTAGTGGGTGCAGGAGGAGGTTTTTTAATTATTCCTGCATTAGTTGTTCTTGCTAAATTACCGATGAAAGAAGCGGTTGGAACCTCACTCTTGATCATTGCAGCAAAATCCTTGATCGGTTTTATTGGTGATATTCAATCAGGTGGCGATATTGATTGGATGTTCTTAACTATTTTCACAGCAATTGCCGGTGCAGGAATCTTTATTGGAACTTATCTTTCCAATCTGATTGATGGTCAGAAATTGAAAAAAGGATTTGGTTGGTTTGTACTAATAATGGGCTCGGTAATGATCTATAAAGAACTGTTTGCTTAA
- a CDS encoding MATE family efflux transporter, producing the protein MKTTDFREHFKRNYQLAYPVVLSQLGHVLVGTADSVMVGRVGTEELAAVSVANAVFSVAMMFGIGVSFGLTPLIAQSDGEGNQRAGMRFLKHSFVINVLFGILLFGILLFGGYILDILNQPKDVVALAKPYLAIVGFSLLPFMVFQTFKQFAEGLSLTKQAMYITLSANVINILLNYVLIFGKLGFEPMGLVGAGWATLISRIIMAVAMVLFVKYFKVFAVYWNYFKVTVWNSATFKRLLNLGVPTGFQYIFEVGAFASAAIMIGWMGAVPLASHQVAMNLASISYMMATGISAAATVRVGNQLGQRDIPTMRIAAFTCFLMAIFFMAFTGLVFMVFNHLLPTFYTSDPAVISIAASLLIIAALFQLSDGIQVVGLGALRGMGDVKLPTLVTFMAYWVIGLPCGYLLAFILDFGEQGVWYGLLIGLSVTAVILFIRFNNKSKKLMAELA; encoded by the coding sequence ATGAAAACAACTGATTTCCGGGAACATTTTAAGCGTAATTATCAACTAGCTTATCCAGTTGTTTTAAGTCAGTTGGGGCATGTTTTAGTCGGAACTGCGGATTCTGTTATGGTTGGGAGAGTAGGGACTGAGGAATTGGCAGCTGTTTCTGTTGCCAATGCAGTGTTTAGTGTGGCCATGATGTTCGGAATTGGAGTTTCATTTGGTTTAACACCGCTTATAGCTCAATCGGATGGGGAAGGAAATCAAAGGGCTGGAATGCGGTTTTTAAAGCATAGTTTTGTTATAAATGTCTTATTTGGCATATTGCTTTTTGGTATCCTTCTGTTTGGAGGGTATATATTGGATATTTTAAATCAACCTAAGGATGTAGTGGCACTTGCTAAACCTTATTTAGCAATCGTTGGTTTCTCCCTTTTGCCTTTTATGGTTTTTCAAACCTTCAAACAGTTTGCGGAAGGTTTATCATTAACCAAACAGGCTATGTACATTACATTAAGTGCCAATGTTATTAATATTCTGCTTAATTATGTTTTGATTTTCGGGAAGTTAGGGTTTGAGCCTATGGGATTGGTCGGTGCTGGTTGGGCAACCTTGATCTCCAGAATAATCATGGCAGTGGCAATGGTGCTATTTGTAAAGTACTTCAAAGTATTTGCTGTTTATTGGAATTATTTTAAAGTCACTGTTTGGAATTCCGCTACTTTCAAAAGACTACTCAATTTAGGGGTTCCAACGGGGTTCCAGTACATATTTGAGGTAGGAGCTTTCGCTTCGGCAGCCATCATGATCGGATGGATGGGAGCTGTTCCATTAGCTTCTCATCAGGTTGCTATGAATTTAGCTTCCATTAGTTATATGATGGCAACTGGTATCTCTGCTGCGGCCACCGTTAGAGTTGGCAATCAGTTAGGTCAAAGAGACATTCCTACGATGAGAATTGCAGCTTTCACATGCTTTTTGATGGCTATATTTTTCATGGCATTTACAGGCTTAGTCTTCATGGTTTTCAATCATCTCTTACCAACTTTTTATACCTCTGACCCAGCAGTTATAAGTATTGCAGCATCTTTGTTGATTATCGCAGCCCTATTTCAATTGTCTGATGGGATTCAGGTGGTTGGTTTAGGCGCATTAAGAGGGATGGGAGATGTGAAATTACCAACATTAGTGACTTTCATGGCCTATTGGGTGATCGGATTGCCGTGCGGCTATTTATTGGCTTTTATTTTAGATTTCGGTGAGCAAGGCGTTTGGTATGGATTATTGATTGGGCTAAGTGTAACAGCTGTTATACTTTTTATCCGTTTCAATAATAAGTCTAAAAAATTAATGGCAGAATTAGCTTAG
- a CDS encoding CHAT domain-containing protein, producing the protein MKAVRKILGLVFFVSLLFAIGQSNLNAQNIKKFNKYVEKAEKHFGKGNYDKAIKFTDKLIKKSTKKFGAENRFVAVANLKRAKYNWALGQFNNYYQLHEGAIAISEKLNGENTISHGINLIDAAQNMMNYGNYVKADYYLNKAIAIFSDASNIDEIYMADLKLRKAEILIAIGDYNSALRLINEEESFYLQRTLEKDKKLDKNELERRYEDAARLITLKSNVLRHKGEIRRADSAFSTGENWIKDKLNRRNKYYANHLFLFAQMLEENGTRDLPFSYYSDAYVYSISANGQNHPNTLKYLEKLIINTINENNINKALAFYKDLEKILKSNFEKNSSHFVKLATISFESNLRKGDIKKVEKAAAKLSEDKNLLPADHPIRIDLLNTLVKVAGAKNQFQNSERYIGEIIKIKSKLYGDTSVTTALSRLDLAHHWVDFTDKFNEAVEIYNSEFFGKVEHQISNKHYRYVNLLNHLATTYQIDDDYKKASSILDEALLVTRQKYDNRDIDFGKELNLIADLQIKIGEYEKAEGNVKEALSILENFDNDKTVIYYIMALETYAKLLSIQGFFDEAEDALELSQDLFKQSIPSAEYNPLIASQELASVYLKVGKYGETEEILNQSIKRNVELFGNDSRKIIIPLVDFGKLQLIKGDYTQTEEYARRALEISERIFGEQSTKNAPAILLLGELYETIGDYEKSEEFYRRAITILENQFGRTHVDVATSISRLAIVMFYKGNEDAQEIEKLLFEAKNTISKRFSSKSPLYADLLKDMARFFISQNKLEDAFSFLQQSEDIWKEKAGRRNNIKAADIHILRGDIYYKQRNWNDAESEYKDSQKLNEKFFNDKHPEYVKATSRLSKVYYMDGNQRRAKQYIEEVMENYTQYIEEYFPALSEREKTKYWNTIKNDFDYFNTLALSMNDRFPELIETVYNNALRIKGLLLSSSIKMRERILNSNDSTLKSQYFEWLDKKELLSNAISMSSEQLQAENIDLNELSRNVELIEKSLSQQSELFSQDISSKTYTWEQIKNTLQPNEVAIEMVRFRYFDHYITDSVVYIMLILKNDKRSKPEFVVMENGNDMESKYFNNYRNAIKYRIEDTYSYNNFWKPIEDKIGQSKTIYLSPDGVYNQINLEAIPIGDGKYLLDNSNIVLLSNTKDLYINKISTKQYQEEKTALLFGDPKFYLASRKDYISEFRSGATQISDLPGTKKEINELTALFNQYGWKTSNFLDTTAAEETVKEIKSPKVFHIATHGFFTEKEDRRPSQTNVQGSDMSDNPLLNTGLMLKGAGDLLAKTRYNYNVEPGILTAYEAMNLNLDQTDLVVLSACETGLGEVHGGEGVFGLQRSFLVAGAKTLIMSLFKVSDEATQKLMVSFYEKWLETGDKRQAFIDAKKEIRNEYKDPIYWGAFVMIGI; encoded by the coding sequence ATGAAAGCTGTAAGAAAGATATTGGGTTTAGTATTTTTTGTTTCCCTTTTATTTGCAATAGGTCAGTCCAATTTGAATGCGCAAAATATCAAGAAATTCAATAAGTATGTTGAAAAAGCTGAGAAGCATTTTGGAAAGGGGAATTACGATAAGGCAATAAAATTCACGGATAAACTCATTAAAAAAAGCACCAAAAAATTTGGTGCTGAAAACCGGTTTGTGGCTGTGGCAAATTTAAAGAGAGCTAAATACAACTGGGCTTTAGGACAATTTAATAACTATTACCAACTCCATGAAGGTGCTATTGCAATCAGTGAAAAACTAAATGGAGAAAACACCATTAGCCACGGAATCAACTTGATTGATGCAGCACAAAACATGATGAATTATGGCAATTATGTGAAAGCTGATTACTATTTGAATAAAGCCATAGCAATATTCAGCGATGCATCAAACATAGATGAAATCTATATGGCAGACCTTAAACTAAGGAAAGCTGAAATCCTAATTGCAATTGGGGACTACAATAGTGCCTTAAGACTTATAAATGAAGAGGAAAGTTTTTATTTGCAAAGAACCTTAGAAAAAGACAAAAAACTTGACAAAAATGAATTAGAGCGAAGATATGAAGATGCAGCAAGACTTATTACTTTAAAAAGCAATGTCTTGAGGCATAAAGGAGAAATCAGACGAGCTGACTCAGCATTTTCTACTGGTGAGAATTGGATCAAGGACAAACTCAACAGGCGCAATAAATATTACGCAAATCATTTATTCCTCTTCGCCCAAATGTTGGAGGAAAATGGAACACGAGACCTGCCATTCAGCTATTATAGTGATGCATATGTTTATTCAATCTCAGCCAATGGACAAAACCATCCGAATACACTAAAGTACTTAGAGAAACTAATTATCAATACTATTAACGAAAACAATATTAATAAAGCCTTAGCCTTTTATAAAGATTTAGAAAAAATATTGAAATCGAACTTTGAAAAAAATAGCTCCCATTTTGTTAAGCTAGCAACCATCTCATTTGAATCAAACCTGAGGAAAGGAGATATCAAAAAAGTAGAAAAAGCAGCCGCTAAATTATCAGAAGATAAAAACCTGTTACCAGCTGATCACCCCATAAGAATTGACCTTTTAAACACTTTGGTTAAAGTTGCTGGGGCTAAAAATCAATTTCAAAACTCAGAACGATACATTGGTGAAATCATAAAAATAAAAAGCAAATTATATGGTGACACTAGCGTCACAACTGCACTGAGCAGATTAGACTTAGCTCACCACTGGGTAGATTTTACTGATAAATTTAATGAGGCGGTTGAAATATACAACTCTGAATTTTTTGGGAAAGTCGAGCATCAAATAAGCAACAAACATTATCGATATGTAAATCTCTTAAACCATTTAGCTACTACTTATCAAATTGATGATGATTATAAGAAAGCTTCATCCATTCTAGATGAGGCACTATTAGTCACAAGACAAAAATATGATAACCGAGATATAGATTTTGGTAAAGAATTAAACCTAATAGCTGATCTACAAATCAAAATTGGAGAATACGAAAAAGCTGAGGGCAATGTAAAAGAAGCCTTAAGCATTTTAGAAAATTTTGATAATGACAAGACTGTCATTTATTACATCATGGCATTAGAAACCTATGCAAAACTATTATCCATACAGGGCTTCTTTGATGAAGCAGAAGATGCCTTAGAATTATCTCAGGATTTATTTAAACAATCCATCCCAAGTGCAGAATATAATCCATTGATAGCATCCCAAGAACTGGCTTCTGTTTATTTAAAAGTGGGTAAATATGGTGAAACAGAAGAAATTCTTAACCAATCCATCAAAAGAAATGTGGAGCTTTTTGGCAATGACAGCAGGAAGATCATTATACCACTTGTGGATTTTGGAAAACTACAGCTGATTAAAGGCGATTATACACAAACCGAGGAATATGCTAGAAGAGCGTTAGAAATTTCTGAAAGAATATTTGGCGAACAATCCACTAAAAACGCTCCTGCCATACTCTTACTTGGGGAATTATATGAAACGATAGGTGACTACGAAAAATCGGAAGAATTTTACAGGCGAGCAATCACTATTCTTGAAAATCAGTTTGGAAGAACTCATGTAGATGTAGCCACCTCAATTTCTAGGTTAGCCATTGTAATGTTCTATAAAGGAAATGAGGATGCTCAAGAAATAGAAAAGCTTCTATTTGAAGCTAAAAATACAATTAGCAAAAGATTTTCTAGCAAAAGCCCATTATATGCAGATTTATTAAAAGATATGGCTAGATTTTTCATCTCTCAAAATAAGCTTGAAGATGCATTTAGTTTCTTACAACAATCTGAAGACATTTGGAAAGAAAAAGCTGGGAGAAGAAATAATATCAAAGCAGCCGACATTCATATTTTGCGAGGTGATATCTATTATAAGCAAAGGAATTGGAATGATGCCGAAAGTGAATATAAGGACAGCCAGAAACTCAATGAGAAATTTTTTAACGACAAACACCCTGAATATGTAAAAGCCACTTCAAGATTGAGTAAAGTCTATTATATGGACGGAAACCAAAGAAGAGCAAAACAATACATTGAAGAAGTTATGGAAAATTACACTCAATATATTGAAGAATATTTCCCTGCATTGAGTGAAAGAGAAAAAACTAAATATTGGAATACTATAAAAAATGATTTTGACTACTTTAATACCCTTGCTTTAAGCATGAATGACCGTTTTCCCGAATTAATAGAAACAGTTTATAACAACGCCTTAAGAATTAAAGGTTTGCTCTTGAGCAGCTCAATCAAAATGAGAGAGCGAATATTGAATAGTAATGATAGCACCCTAAAATCACAGTATTTCGAATGGTTGGATAAAAAGGAATTGCTATCGAATGCTATTTCTATGAGCAGTGAGCAATTGCAAGCTGAAAATATTGACCTAAATGAATTATCAAGAAACGTTGAACTAATTGAGAAATCCTTGAGTCAACAATCAGAATTATTCAGTCAGGATATTAGCTCAAAGACTTATACTTGGGAGCAAATAAAAAACACATTGCAACCAAATGAAGTAGCTATAGAAATGGTGAGGTTTAGATATTTTGATCATTACATTACGGATTCTGTTGTTTATATTATGCTAATTCTTAAAAATGATAAGCGTAGTAAGCCGGAATTTGTAGTCATGGAAAATGGAAATGATATGGAATCAAAGTATTTCAATAACTATAGAAATGCCATTAAATATAGGATTGAAGATACTTACTCCTACAACAATTTCTGGAAACCGATTGAGGACAAAATTGGTCAAAGCAAAACAATTTACTTATCGCCAGATGGAGTTTATAATCAAATCAATTTGGAAGCAATCCCTATTGGAGATGGTAAATATTTACTCGACAATTCGAATATTGTACTGCTAAGCAATACAAAGGATTTGTATATCAACAAGATAAGCACCAAACAGTATCAAGAAGAAAAAACTGCCTTGCTATTTGGCGATCCTAAATTTTATTTGGCTTCAAGAAAAGACTACATTAGTGAATTTAGGTCAGGCGCAACCCAAATCAGTGATTTACCAGGCACTAAAAAAGAAATAAATGAACTTACTGCGCTCTTTAATCAATATGGCTGGAAAACTAGCAATTTCCTAGACACAACGGCTGCAGAAGAAACCGTTAAAGAAATCAAAAGTCCTAAAGTATTTCATATAGCAACGCACGGCTTTTTTACTGAGAAGGAAGACAGAAGACCAAGTCAAACCAATGTCCAAGGTAGCGATATGTCTGATAACCCACTGCTTAATACTGGCTTAATGTTAAAAGGAGCTGGAGATTTACTAGCTAAAACACGCTACAATTACAATGTTGAGCCTGGGATTTTAACTGCATATGAAGCCATGAATCTGAATTTAGATCAAACAGATTTAGTAGTGCTTTCGGCTTGTGAAACAGGTTTAGGTGAAGTGCATGGTGGTGAAGGCGTATTTGGTTTGCAAAGATCGTTCCTCGTGGCAGGTGCCAAAACCCTTATTATGAGTTTATTCAAAGTTTCAGATGAAGCTACTCAAAAACTGATGGTTTCATTCTATGAAAAATGGCTGGAAACCGGAGATAAAAGACAAGCCTTTATTGATGCCAAAAAAGAAATCCGAAATGAATACAAAGATCCAATTTATTGGGGAGCATTTGTAATGATCGGGATTTAA